In Methanobacterium paludis, the following proteins share a genomic window:
- the atwA gene encoding methyl coenzyme M reductase system, component A2 has protein sequence MSFIEVRNVTKTFKGVDVLKNVSMTIDEGTVLGILGRSGAGKSVLIQMLRGMKDYKPDQGQIIYNIAFCPDCIRVETPSQAGQKCSCGCEFQAMSVDFWNCDRILFAAIKRRISIMLQRTFALYEDDTVIDNVLKAIHDHDEEESISIAIDLLEMAQMTHRITHIARDLSGGEKQESCSPDKWPKKPMIFLADEPTGTLDPKTAELIHEALLDGVKNKGKTMIISSHWPEVMKKLSDQVIWLEKGEIIEQGNPTKIVKKFLQQVPLPEKGEVFKTGGPIIKMENVKKHYYSIERGVVKAVDGINLTVDESEIFGVVGLSGAGKTTLSRILYGLTEPSTGNIQVKLGETWIDMTQKGPYGRGRVKPYLGILHQEYSLYPHRNVLGNLTEAISLELPAEFAKMKAIYVLKAVGFDETYATTILNKYPDELSSGERHRVALAQVLIKEPKIIILDEPTGTMDPITRVQVTDSIIKARDELNQTFLIISHDMDFVLDVCDKAALMRGGKILKQGNPKTIIQDLTPTEKKKMLKEE, from the coding sequence TTGTCTTTTATAGAGGTTAGGAACGTTACTAAGACTTTTAAAGGTGTGGATGTTTTAAAGAATGTTAGTATGACCATAGATGAGGGTACTGTTTTAGGTATTCTTGGAAGAAGTGGTGCGGGTAAATCAGTTCTTATACAAATGCTCAGAGGAATGAAGGATTACAAGCCAGACCAAGGTCAAATAATCTACAACATAGCCTTTTGTCCTGATTGTATCCGAGTTGAAACACCATCACAAGCCGGGCAAAAATGCAGCTGCGGATGTGAATTCCAGGCAATGAGTGTTGATTTCTGGAACTGCGACCGAATACTGTTTGCAGCCATCAAAAGAAGAATCTCAATAATGCTCCAAAGAACCTTCGCCCTCTACGAGGACGATACAGTCATAGACAACGTTCTAAAAGCAATTCACGACCATGATGAGGAAGAAAGCATCTCAATAGCCATAGACCTTCTGGAAATGGCTCAAATGACCCACAGAATAACCCACATAGCAAGAGACCTCAGCGGAGGGGAAAAACAAGAGTCGTGCTCGCCAGACAAATGGCCAAAGAAACCCATGATATTCCTAGCAGACGAACCCACAGGAACACTCGACCCCAAAACAGCAGAACTAATACATGAAGCACTGCTCGACGGAGTGAAAAACAAAGGCAAAACAATGATCATATCCTCCCACTGGCCAGAAGTCATGAAAAAACTATCAGACCAAGTAATATGGCTCGAAAAAGGAGAAATAATCGAACAAGGCAACCCCACCAAAATCGTGAAAAAATTCCTACAACAAGTACCCCTACCAGAAAAAGGAGAAGTCTTCAAAACAGGCGGACCCATAATAAAAATGGAAAACGTGAAAAAACATTACTACTCCATAGAAAGAGGAGTAGTCAAAGCAGTTGACGGAATAAACCTAACAGTAGATGAAAGCGAAATATTCGGAGTCGTAGGCCTCAGCGGCGCAGGAAAAACAACACTATCACGAATACTCTACGGCCTAACAGAACCCAGCACAGGCAACATCCAAGTCAAACTAGGAGAAACCTGGATAGACATGACACAAAAAGGCCCATACGGAAGAGGAAGAGTCAAACCCTACCTAGGAATACTCCACCAAGAATACAGCCTCTACCCGCACAGAAACGTGCTCGGAAACCTCACAGAAGCCATAAGCCTCGAACTACCCGCAGAATTCGCAAAAATGAAAGCCATATACGTCCTCAAAGCCGTAGGATTCGACGAAACATACGCCACAACCATACTAAACAAATACCCAGACGAACTCAGCAGCGGAGAAAGACACAGAGTAGCACTAGCACAAGTCCTCATCAAAGAACCCAAAATAATAATCCTAGACGAACCCACAGGAACCATGGACCCCATAACAAGAGTACAAGTCACAGACTCAATAATAAAAGCACGAGACGAACTAAACCAAACATTCCTAATCATATCACACGACATGGACTTCGTACTCGACGTATGCGACAAAGCTGCCCTAATGCGCGGAGGAAAAATCCTAAAACAAGGAAACCCA